One Paenibacillus sp. FSL W8-0186 genomic window carries:
- a CDS encoding MalY/PatB family protein encodes MEYNFDEVVSRIGTNSAKWDGLVESMGKDMISLSVADMDLKAPPAVMEKLESFAKHGIYGYTDAFASYYQAVQGWLERSYHWQVPLEWIVFCPRIIQAVSLVIQQFTNEGDAILIHTPVYQPVAKAVSLNHRVLVESPLKLVAGHYEIDFEDMELRMQQGVKIVLLITPHNPVGRVWTRAELERIAALCIKYNALIVSDDIHADFIHEGHEHTVIAKLSEEIAQRSIICTSPGKTFNLASLEISNIIIPNETIRERFKQALQQAGIHNPTFFAVPALEVSYTACDDWLEELRKYLRGNMAYAKAFIQEHMPELTVIEPEGTYLLWIDCRAVDQAESGLKRWIEQTARVSVSFGCSFGAEGEGFIRINIAAPRSVLKEALTRMAAAYPLKKT; translated from the coding sequence ATGGAATACAACTTTGACGAAGTCGTTTCACGCATAGGGACAAATAGTGCAAAATGGGATGGTCTTGTTGAATCAATGGGTAAGGACATGATTTCTCTTTCGGTAGCCGATATGGACCTGAAGGCCCCGCCTGCAGTCATGGAGAAGCTTGAATCGTTCGCAAAACATGGAATCTACGGTTATACGGATGCATTTGCTTCCTATTACCAGGCAGTGCAGGGTTGGCTGGAACGTTCCTATCATTGGCAGGTGCCGCTGGAGTGGATCGTGTTCTGTCCACGAATCATACAGGCTGTATCCTTGGTCATTCAGCAGTTCACAAACGAAGGAGACGCCATTCTTATTCATACGCCTGTTTATCAGCCTGTCGCTAAAGCGGTTTCTTTAAACCATCGCGTGCTGGTAGAAAGTCCGCTGAAGCTCGTTGCCGGGCATTATGAAATTGATTTCGAAGATATGGAGCTGCGCATGCAGCAAGGGGTAAAAATCGTGCTCCTAATTACGCCCCACAACCCGGTTGGACGCGTGTGGACGAGAGCGGAGCTGGAACGGATCGCTGCTTTATGCATTAAGTACAACGCGCTGATCGTCTCCGACGATATTCACGCCGATTTTATCCACGAAGGGCATGAACATACTGTCATTGCCAAGCTGTCGGAGGAAATCGCCCAGCGCAGCATCATCTGCACATCCCCAGGTAAGACCTTTAACCTGGCAAGCCTGGAAATTTCCAATATCATCATCCCTAACGAGACAATCAGGGAACGATTCAAGCAGGCCTTGCAGCAGGCCGGCATTCATAACCCGACCTTTTTCGCGGTACCGGCTTTGGAAGTTTCTTATACCGCATGTGATGATTGGCTTGAGGAGCTGCGAAAATATTTAAGAGGCAATATGGCCTATGCCAAGGCGTTCATCCAGGAGCATATGCCGGAACTAACGGTGATTGAACCGGAAGGTACTTATCTGCTATGGATCGATTGCCGAGCTGTCGATCAGGCGGAAAGCGGTTTAAAGCGCTGGATTGAACAAACGGCACGGGTGAGCGTAAGCTTCGGGTGCTCCTTTGGGGCAGAGGGCGAAGGTTTTATACGCATTAATATAGCTGCGCCGCGCAGCGTGCTTAAAGAAGCCCTGACGCGGATGGCCGCAGCCTATCCATTGAAGAAGACCTAA
- a CDS encoding PAS domain-containing protein, protein MEATRRLLESYFPIASFIAAIVGPKCEVVVHDISDPERSIIFIENGHISGRKIGDGSTDLVLKILKGEAYRDRHYIVNYKATGPRGQQFRSSTYFIKNTEGTLVGLMCLNIDITHMEVAAEWINHVLQGGALTLPTPMDTASEDKPQESEFLQGNVDDLLQHMINNALSKMNLPIDRLSSNEKIEIVKELNEQGVFLLKGGVSQVASALSISEPTVYRYLQKLR, encoded by the coding sequence ATGGAAGCAACGCGGCGGCTGCTGGAGTCCTATTTTCCGATCGCTTCTTTTATCGCGGCTATTGTCGGTCCAAAATGCGAAGTGGTCGTTCATGATATCAGCGATCCGGAGCGTTCGATCATTTTCATTGAAAATGGACATATCAGCGGCCGTAAAATTGGAGACGGTTCTACGGATCTGGTGCTCAAAATATTAAAGGGGGAAGCATATCGGGATAGACATTATATCGTTAATTACAAGGCCACCGGCCCCCGGGGACAGCAGTTCAGATCCTCAACATATTTCATTAAGAATACCGAGGGGACACTGGTAGGCTTGATGTGCCTGAACATCGATATTACACATATGGAGGTTGCGGCCGAGTGGATCAATCATGTGCTGCAGGGCGGTGCGCTTACGCTTCCAACGCCTATGGACACGGCTTCTGAGGACAAACCTCAAGAATCGGAATTTCTGCAAGGCAATGTGGATGATTTGCTGCAGCATATGATTAACAATGCCCTGAGCAAAATGAATCTGCCGATCGACCGCCTGTCCTCGAATGAGAAAATCGAAATCGTGAAAGAATTGAATGAGCAGGGAGTATTCTTGCTTAAAGGGGGCGTCTCCCAGGTAGCGAGCGCGCTGTCGATCTCTGAGCCTACAGTGTATCGTTACCTGCAGAAGCTGAGATAG
- the nhaC gene encoding Na+/H+ antiporter NhaC, whose translation MSKQSINPNVKQPTLFLALLPILTMVLLLSLGYVMFELPPEPLIIASTVVAGLIAIKLGYKYDDILESIAQKIAKTMPAILILITVGFMIGAWMAGGTIPMMIYYGLKIINPQFLLITAFLVTSVVSICTGTSWGSAGTIGVAFMGVGAGMDVNLAAVAGAVVAGAYFGDKLSPLSDTTNIAALSTGVNLYEHIGHLLYTTLPSFVVASIVYVITGLNANAAGAVVPEKVGTIMSTLDTIFDWNLLLLVPVLIVLYGSITKKPTIPVMLFSSFFAMANAMIFQGFTLHDVVSSVINGFDVTMVHAAGFNPDTVIADIPRLLNRGGMNSMMGTLLICFSAITFAGTISLTKSLELIVNKLLKFVHKTGSLIVTTIITGLTMIGVTSNGQVSILMPGEMLREAYIRRGLHPKNLGRTIEDSATIIEPILPWTAAGAYMAGTLGVATLDYLPWAVLCWTGIFFATILGFTGIGIAKLTPEQQQEMLREYEEETAK comes from the coding sequence ATGAGCAAGCAGAGCATAAACCCTAATGTAAAACAACCGACGTTATTTTTGGCCCTACTTCCGATATTGACGATGGTGCTGCTCCTCAGCCTGGGCTATGTCATGTTTGAATTGCCGCCAGAGCCATTAATCATTGCGTCTACGGTCGTAGCCGGCTTGATCGCCATTAAGCTGGGTTACAAGTACGATGATATTCTGGAATCGATCGCGCAAAAAATAGCCAAGACGATGCCAGCGATCCTGATCTTGATTACAGTTGGTTTTATGATCGGGGCATGGATGGCCGGCGGTACGATTCCGATGATGATATACTATGGCTTGAAAATTATTAATCCGCAATTTCTATTGATTACAGCGTTTCTCGTAACTTCCGTAGTTTCGATTTGTACGGGTACCTCCTGGGGCTCCGCGGGAACGATCGGGGTAGCCTTTATGGGCGTAGGTGCCGGGATGGATGTCAACTTGGCGGCTGTGGCAGGTGCAGTAGTCGCAGGCGCGTATTTTGGCGACAAGCTGTCTCCGCTTTCCGACACGACGAATATTGCTGCACTATCCACAGGCGTTAATTTGTACGAGCATATAGGCCATTTGCTGTATACGACGCTGCCATCGTTTGTCGTTGCCAGCATCGTCTACGTCATTACCGGGCTTAACGCGAACGCTGCAGGTGCTGTAGTGCCGGAGAAGGTTGGTACGATCATGTCGACCTTGGATACGATTTTTGACTGGAATCTGCTGCTTCTGGTTCCTGTACTCATTGTTTTATACGGATCGATCACGAAGAAGCCTACGATTCCGGTCATGCTGTTTTCATCCTTTTTCGCGATGGCCAATGCGATGATCTTCCAAGGCTTTACCCTGCATGATGTTGTATCTTCCGTGATCAACGGCTTTGATGTTACGATGGTGCATGCTGCCGGTTTTAATCCTGACACCGTTATTGCCGATATTCCGCGTCTTCTGAACCGCGGCGGGATGAATTCGATGATGGGGACGCTGCTTATCTGCTTTAGCGCGATTACGTTCGCCGGGACGATTAGCTTGACGAAGTCCCTGGAGCTCATCGTCAACAAGCTGCTCAAATTTGTGCATAAGACAGGTTCGCTGATCGTTACGACCATCATCACCGGTTTGACGATGATCGGTGTAACCAGCAACGGTCAAGTATCCATCCTGATGCCGGGCGAAATGCTGCGGGAAGCTTATATCCGCCGCGGCCTGCATCCGAAGAACCTGGGGCGGACGATTGAAGACTCTGCGACTATCATCGAACCAATACTGCCGTGGACGGCTGCAGGTGCCTATATGGCAGGAACACTGGGCGTCGCGACACTGGACTATTTGCCTTGGGCGGTCCTGTGCTGGACGGGGATTTTCTTCGCCACAATTTTAGGTTTTACGGGCATCGGCATTGCCAAGCTGACGCCGGAACAGCAGCAAGAAATGCTGCGGGAGTATGAAGAAGAGACAGCGAAATAA
- a CDS encoding methyl-accepting chemotaxis protein, which translates to MSWFNRLPLGGKISAACYGIAALFGIPTLILFILQGHLLTGIVLVAILGALTIPLTRYVQKALTESFDDISNASAKIAKGDFTSRINESGGMDNLSRSFNSMIDRLRKILQETSEITRKVMDSSRAISDRNEELIHVMGQVAQSSNELAIGANEISEDVSDMTESIRQIEDKVSNYTDSTKEMNERSRDTLELVEKGRESVSRQAEGMRRNIDATQKVAESINALSINAQGITRITATISEIAEQTNLLSLNASIEAARAGEHGAGFAVVAHEVRKLAEESTASTKEVFSLVRSIENDVKLAGHNIKINEEVVQQQNLMIREAEQIFAQIVQSVQYISEQIEAFSRESESMLDSAQHISQSIQNISAITQQSAAGTEQVSASMNEQIQSIQKMAEETEAMKNAVFQLQKTIHIFKF; encoded by the coding sequence ATGTCATGGTTCAACAGACTTCCCCTTGGCGGAAAGATTTCAGCAGCCTGCTACGGCATCGCCGCCCTTTTCGGAATACCGACGCTGATTTTGTTCATTCTACAGGGCCACTTATTGACGGGGATCGTCTTGGTTGCCATTCTGGGAGCGCTTACTATCCCACTTACCCGCTATGTTCAGAAAGCGCTTACGGAATCGTTCGATGACATCTCCAACGCCTCGGCCAAGATTGCCAAAGGCGACTTCACTAGCCGGATCAACGAATCGGGAGGCATGGATAATTTAAGCCGATCTTTTAACAGCATGATAGACAGGCTTCGCAAAATTTTGCAGGAGACCTCCGAAATTACCCGTAAAGTCATGGATTCCAGCCGGGCTATTTCGGACAGGAACGAAGAGCTCATTCACGTTATGGGTCAGGTGGCCCAGTCCTCCAACGAACTGGCGATTGGAGCCAACGAGATTTCCGAGGATGTCAGCGACATGACGGAGTCCATCCGTCAGATCGAAGATAAGGTCAGCAATTATACCGACTCTACCAAAGAAATGAATGAACGTTCCCGCGATACGCTGGAGCTCGTCGAGAAGGGGCGGGAATCCGTCTCCAGGCAGGCCGAAGGGATGCGCCGCAATATTGATGCGACACAGAAGGTCGCGGAGTCGATCAACGCGCTCTCCATTAACGCCCAGGGCATTACACGCATTACAGCTACGATTTCGGAAATCGCCGAGCAGACCAACCTGCTATCGCTCAACGCCTCGATCGAAGCAGCTAGAGCAGGAGAGCATGGCGCAGGTTTCGCTGTCGTCGCCCATGAGGTTCGCAAGCTGGCGGAGGAATCCACCGCTTCCACGAAAGAGGTATTCAGCCTCGTTCGGAGCATAGAAAATGATGTGAAGCTGGCCGGACACAACATAAAAATTAACGAAGAGGTCGTACAGCAGCAAAACCTGATGATCCGGGAAGCTGAGCAAATTTTTGCGCAAATCGTGCAAAGCGTGCAGTATATTTCCGAGCAAATCGAAGCCTTCTCCAGAGAAAGCGAGAGCATGCTGGACAGCGCGCAGCATATTTCCCAGTCTATTCAGAACATATCAGCGATTACCCAACAGTCAGCTGCAGGTACGGAGCAGGTATCGGCTTCGATGAATGAGCAAATCCAATCGATCCAGAAGATGGCGGAAGAAACGGAAGCCATGAAAAACGCGGTTTTCCAGCTGCAAAAAACGATACATATTTTCAAATTCTAG
- a CDS encoding RidA family protein, translated as MEQQDKQVVATTEAPGAIGPYSQAVRFGHLLFTSGQLGMDASGVFPATVEEQTKRSLLNVKAILEAAGYGMKDVVKTTVFLKDMNDFGAVNAVYAEFFAEPYPARSAVEVARLPKDGLVEIEVVAAKS; from the coding sequence ATGGAACAACAAGACAAACAAGTAGTAGCGACCACAGAGGCGCCAGGAGCGATCGGGCCGTATTCACAAGCGGTCCGTTTCGGGCATCTGCTATTCACGTCGGGACAACTCGGCATGGATGCGTCCGGCGTATTTCCGGCAACGGTAGAAGAGCAGACGAAGCGTTCTTTGCTTAATGTGAAGGCGATTCTGGAAGCGGCGGGATACGGGATGAAGGATGTCGTGAAGACAACTGTATTTTTGAAAGACATGAACGATTTCGGTGCCGTTAACGCAGTCTATGCGGAATTCTTTGCCGAGCCATATCCGGCGCGCAGCGCCGTTGAGGTGGCACGCCTGCCGAAGGACGGCCTGGTTGAAATTGAAGTGGTTGCGGCCAAGTCCTAA